The window accgtccttcgcactctcatgtCTTTAggcactctctcccaaactttcatggtgtgacttagtaatttgatgcccctatagttgttacagctttagacatcacctttgttcttatacaatgagaccattgtactccacctccggTCTTTAGGCATCCTATTAGTgctgaatataacactaaacaatgcaaaattccctttcccttttcttttttcttttacctttttttcTGTTATATATGTATAAAGCAAATTAGGGTTTCCAAAATTCCCAATCCTACTTTCTCGGGGTCTCTTCTTTCTtctgaaataataaatatatttctACCACAATACAAATTCCTCAATCCATTCAGATCATTCTTAATTCCGTCGACGTCCCAAAAAGAtccaatttttaggttttctcACAATTCTACCGGCGAATATTCCGAAACAATGCCTCCGAGAGCTGTAAAGAGGACGCCGACAGGATCCGGAACGAAACGGGGCGGCCGGACAAACCGAGGGACACCTAAATCAAAGGAAAAACAACCGGTAGTGATGGCGGATGAACCGGTAAAAGTTGAGGTTTCTGCAGCGGAAGAGGAGAAGAAGCAGGAGCTGAAACAAGAATTGAAGGCGGAGCAACCGGTGGCCGAGGAGAAATCCGAGCTTGAAAAGCCGGTCAAAGTGGAGCCGGAGGTGAAATCTGTGGAGAAGAGTAAGTATTAAAGTACTAATTTTTAGCAAATTGGTTTTTTATGAGCTTTCTAGATGAATTTTTGGTTTAGAGATTTTGATTTGCTTGTTAGTGTGTGCATAGTTTTTCGGCCTATTATATTAAAtttcaattaattttttaatGAAGTATATAAAGTTTAGTACTGAAGAATGTTGTATTTTTCGGTGTCTCCTCTGTTATAGTAATTCcaattcttgttaattaatcaCTATAAAGAATTTGACCCAAAAGGATGTCGGTAGTCCTTCTTGTTCtagtaatttgattttttttgcttattagtatagaaaatatattattgaaaAATTATTGTAGTATAGGGACAAAAACGTAGTTGCTTTTATGGGTGTGGTTCTCATAATCACAGCAAGCTTTTGGTGGAGATGCtagaataaataaaagaaaaaaaatgtccTAGAAAGGGTGGTTATGGGAGGAAGGTTCAGAAGTATATGGCCTTTCCTCTGTCAGAAAGGGGTCATTAGATGATATGGCCTGCTAAGTCTTAATTGATACATGTTCATCCAAATTTGTATTTTCTGCTTTGGTGTTGGTGATTCTTTGTTAGAGCCAGTATGAAGAAAGCTAAATCATGATGATCAGCCATTGTATGGGGATATTTTATCCCCATATAATGTTTTTTTTTGGATACCAGTAGCATGTTTTTGTGttgattttctgtttttttaCCTTAATTTATTTTGTAAATCTTTGCTGGGAGAATAGAATATACCTATTTAAGCTATAGGTGCAGTGCATATGACAGTAAAGGAACCCGTGTCGTCCACCTCTATGAGCGAAAGGTTTGGTAACGTTTATAATTATAGAAAACTATAGAGAAAGTGTAGCTTCAGGATTCATTTGTAGTGGTGGATGGATCAAAGGATTGTTTATTCTTCATCTTCAACAAAGGAGAAACAATGATGAAGGGTTAAAGTGCCAAGAGTAGCTATGTTCTGGTGACCTTGGAACATGAGTCTTTCCTTTGAAATTCTTTTCTGTCCAGGGTTGTAAATCTCTTTTGGAGCATGTTTTCTTGATCAAGATATTGCTTTTATTTCTCTATATAGTTTCAAGTTCTTGACGGCTATCAGGACTTAACTGTGAATCTGGTTAAATGGGTCATCGGGCTAGATGCTTCTATTTCAGTTTTTTCACTGGCCTGGATGGCTATTTTTTGATGGCAGCGGACGATGTGAAAGATTCAGATGAATATGAAAAAGGCGAACGCTTAGATTTGGATGATAATGATCCTGAATATGAACCCGAAGAGTATGGCGCTGTTGATTATGACGAGAGAGGAATTGAACATGAGGATGTTCAGGAAGAGGGTTATGAAATAGAGGAAGATCCCCAAGAGGGAGATGATggtgaggaggaggaggaaggtgACATGGTTGAAGATGATGTTGAAGATATGCACGAGGAAATTGAGGGTGAGGAAGATGGCGAGCATGCAGAAGGAGAGGAGCATGCAGAGATGGTTGATGCAGCTGAGGATGAAGAACATCATGAAGTTGTTAAAGAAAGACTTAAGAGGAAGGAATTTGAAGTTTTTGTTGGTGGCTTGGACAAGGATGCTACTGAGGATGATCTCAGGAAAGTTTTCAGTCAAGTTGGTGAGGTCACAGAAGTGAGACTCTTAATGAATCCTCAGACAAAGAAGAATAAAGGATTTGCATTCCTGCGTTTTGCAACAGTGGAACAAGCAAAACGAGCTTGTATTGAGCTGAAAAATCCAGTGGTACACTCTTGATTCTGTTGTTATCATGGTCACTGATGTTTATTACTTGATAAAGCTTATTTCGTAACAACCCAACTTCCAGGTGAATGGCAAAAAATGTGGTGTTTCCCCAAGTCAGGACAGTGATACCCTATTTTTGGGTAACATATGCAAATCTTGGACAAAAGAAGCCGTAAGTAGACTCCAGAAAATTCACATTGTCATCAAACAATTGACTTTTTAGGTTCATAGAGTTGCTAAATTACTGTCTGATTTATGTTTACTTCCACTCCAGTTAAAagagaagttgaagcattatggCGTTAATAATGTTGAGGATTTGACATTGGTTGAAGACACTAATAATGAGGGTATGAATCGAGGCTTTGCTTTTCTGGAGTTCTCTTCACGCTCAGAGGCCATGGATGCATTTAAACGTCTACAGAAGAGAGATATTGTGTTTGGAGTTGATAGGCCTGCCAAGGTTTCTTTTGCAGATTCATTCATTGACCCTGGAGATGAAATTATGGCACAGGTAAGCCTTTTGGACCCATTTATCTGCTTTTGAATAGGACTGTGGCCCTGGTTAAGTTTGGGCTAACATATCTTCAAATGGAGTCGAAGTTTGGCTAATATATCTTCCAAAGGGAATCGGTTATGCTTACCTTATTGGAGGAGCTTTGGCATTTTGCAACGGACTGTATGTGGTATAACCTGTTTTTAAACTTGTCATTGACATAGTTTATCCATTGATGGTTTACTTTTGGCCCTCGTAATTTAGTACCTTATGCTTCAacaggaaagaaagatgggtgcGACCAGTTATTGTATTTACTTGTAGTTCAGTGAGAGTGGATAAGTGTTGTTCTCAGAATTACTTTTTTGCAGTCTGAGGCTCCTCTCTATTTTTTGTCTCCCTTTGTTGGTTTTCTTGGTCGCGTTGGGTAAGCAGAGTGTAGCCAATTGAGTTTGATTTTTTCTTTCCATGAAGGTGCTCTTCTGATGATGTAGCTTTAATGTAGATCTTGCAGAGCAGGAATTAGATATTTGACTATTAATGATTGTGTATCGATTTCAGGTTAAAACAGTTTTTATCGATGGTCTTTCTGCATCTTGGGATGAGGATCGTGTGAGGGATCTTCTTAAAGAATATGGCAATATTGAAAAAATTGAGCTAGCCCGTAATATGCCTTCAGCCAAGAGAAAGGATTTTGGATTTGTCAGTTTTGACACTCATGAAGCTGCAGTTATTTGTGCCAAAAGCATTAATAATGAAGAGTTGGGTGAAGGAGATAAGAAGGTCTGTTTTTTGTCTTGAAGTTGTATCTGAACATGTCATTCTTGTGTGTGCCTGCTTATAATTGTATATTCCAGGTTAAAGTTAGGGCCAGATTATCGAGGCCACTTCAGAGAGGAAGAGGGAGATATGGCGCACGTGATATGCGACCTCGACATGGGTTGATGCGTGGTCCTCGTGCTCCATGGGGTCGTCCAGTCCCACATAGACTCCCTGTTCGTGGATCTAGAGTTAGTACACGTGTCCCTCCCCTTGCTGATCGTAGTTTCAAACGACCTGCCGCAATGAGGGATAGGCGACCGGTTATGGCTGTGGCTCCGAGGGGCAGACCTGTGGCTCCGAGGGGCAGACCTGTGGCTCCATTATCGAGCAGGTCTTATGACCGGAGACCACCTGGTAGGGATTAGTTCTGAACTTTTTTATTTGCTCTGCTGTTTCTGCTCTACTTTCTTTCTAGATAACTAAAACTGAATTGCAGTTCACTCGTACCCAAAGAGTAAGAGGGAGTATGCACGGCATGAGGAAATTCCTCCTCCTAGAAGCAGAGCCGCAGTGGACTATCCTTCTAGATTTCCTTCCGACAGACGCAGCTCCTACAGGGATGACTATTCGTCTCGTAGCTCTGGTTACCCTGATTTTCCTAGAGGTACTGCTCGCACATCAACAAGGAGAGCTTATGTTGATGATGGATATGAAGAACGGTATGAAAGGCCTCCTCCTGCTTATCGTGAGGGGCGAGGTAGGGAATATGATTCCATATCTGGTTCCAAACGTTCATACAGTTCACTGGTATGTAATTTCCACCTGAATGTCAGATATTATTTAATACAGTGGGTTACCATTATAAAAAAAGTTATTTAATAAAGTGGGATGTTGATTTTTGTAACTTTCTTAAACTGCTTAAGATGTAAGATCTGATTTAGTGTCTATTCCACATGTTAGGATGAGGTCCCTCCCCGCTATGCTGAAGCAGGAGTCCGCACTTCTCGTTCTCGTTTGGATTATGAACTTGGTGGTGCGAGTGGCACACAGTATGGGGATTATAGTGACAGGTGTGCTGCTTTTGTAATTGAGATGATAATTGTTAACTCCCTTGCAATTTTGAGTGTTATACTGATTTCCTGTTACTGAATATAGCAGTAGGTTAGGGAGATCAAATCTTGGATATAGTGGCAGCCGGAGTTCCCTTTCTGGGCAAGATTCTCATGGAATGTATAGCAGTCGTCAGGGAGGCTATGGCGGAGGTGAGTTGTTAGTGTTCTTTGTAAAACCTTGGTGCTCATGTGAACTGTTTTAGGTTTACAGTGATATTATAGGGTTGGCTATGGatacttttcttaatttttttttttttggggtttaCAGGCTCTTATGGGGGCAGTGATATCAGTGGAATGTATTCATCTGGCTATGGTGGTGATTACGTGTCTCGTGGCAGTGATGTATGCTTCATTTTGATGATTATTTGGCTGGAGCTTTTGTGTTTACTGCTGATCACCGTATTTACGTTCTACTTTCTCAAAATTTTCAGGCTGGTGGTAGCTCTTATTCATCAGCCTATTCCAGTCGTGGCATGGGTGGTAGTGGTTATATGGGTAGTGGTGGTTCTGGATCTTATTACTAAGGTATGTCACATGTTTAAAGCTGTCTTATTTGATAGGATTTTTGATTCTTATGAATTGAGGATCTTACTGCGCGAGCATTCTTTCTCCCTGTTTAGTTGTGGGGAAGGGGGAGTTAGGAAGTTTATACTTATGTTTCTTCATAAGAGCTGCAGTTGAAGATGAGGAGCATTCAGTCACCACAAGTTTGTTTATGGTACAGATTTGAGTTGGACAAAGAGACTACAGTTGGATGTGTATATCCGGAAGCTCTATGCAATGAGATCCCACTGGAAGAAGCTGAGTTAATCTATTATTTGTAGCCTCATTGTATAAGTAGGGCAAGACTATCTAAGTTTTAGGTTATGTTGCTCCAGAGCATGTTGGATTCTACTGTGGGGAAAAGCGACATCTGTTCCTTTCCTGCTGTAAGGAAACATAAGCCTCTTTTAGAGTAAACACACACTGGTGTTTAAACATGCAATATTTTGTTATGGTATCTCCATGTAACAATTTACTGGGTTAATGGAGGAGGTATGCTGCATCATTATTTCAAGAGCAAATGATTCATGAAAGTGCAAGTTACGAATTATCTGGTTAAGATCCTCTGGGTGTATTGCATTGAGGATCATTAGGGTAGTTTCTGACAGTATTCTATCCAGTTTGATATTCTCCACACAAAGTTAAACCTTCTGGACTGCTAGGGAATGCGTAGTGTCAATAAAGAGATTCGTTTATGTTATCAAAGTATCCGGTATTGTATTTAACTTAATGGATTGACAAGCCTTCCAAAGTATCATCAAGATTGTTTCTGAAGGTGCGGGATTATGGTTTCAATAACGGAAAATTCGATTAGATATGCTTGGCAGATTATGCTATGCAATCTTGAAGCAAAAAGAATAAAGTCATTTGTTTGTCGGTAGCTCAATTTACAAGACCAAAATTTGTGCTTGAGCAGAAAGAAAGAAATTGATTTGTGATGTGTGTCCGCCAACCCCATTAATTGTGAATCCTCTATGCTTGTTTTCTTGGTGCTTCTATTTTGTTGCTATTGTGAGATGCTACATAAGTTCTTATCATTGGGCATAAAATATTGTTGCCTGGTGCCTCAACACCTCCCAGCTCTTGAACTATTTTCTGCAGCAAGGTTGAGTCATTGCTTATGTGATGCCTATTGGCTCCCTAATGAGATTATGCTTTCAGTTGTTGTACATTTTGTGAGCTGAAGTTGATTTTAATAGAGGTAACTAAGAACTAGAGATGCAATAAGTTGGTCATTCTTATATGCGTGGGGACAAAGGAATTTGAGGATTTGCACTGTGCTGCTTGAGtttgttttgttctttcattACTGGAAGCTCTCTAATTTAGTAGCTCCGTTGTGAATAGGATGAtcaaacccttggaaaagaaatGTAGTTTAAAATTACCAAGGGGATCAAGGTATAATATTTACTAAGATGAAATGGTAGTTTTACAGGTTC of the Nicotiana tabacum cultivar K326 chromosome 7, ASM71507v2, whole genome shotgun sequence genome contains:
- the LOC107802337 gene encoding uncharacterized protein LOC107802337 isoform X1: MPPRAVKRTPTGSGTKRGGRTNRGTPKSKEKQPVVMADEPVKVEVSAAEEEKKQELKQELKAEQPVAEEKSELEKPVKVEPEVKSVEKTDDVKDSDEYEKGERLDLDDNDPEYEPEEYGAVDYDERGIEHEDVQEEGYEIEEDPQEGDDGEEEEEGDMVEDDVEDMHEEIEGEEDGEHAEGEEHAEMVDAAEDEEHHEVVKERLKRKEFEVFVGGLDKDATEDDLRKVFSQVGEVTEVRLLMNPQTKKNKGFAFLRFATVEQAKRACIELKNPVVNGKKCGVSPSQDSDTLFLGNICKSWTKEALKEKLKHYGVNNVEDLTLVEDTNNEGMNRGFAFLEFSSRSEAMDAFKRLQKRDIVFGVDRPAKVSFADSFIDPGDEIMAQVKTVFIDGLSASWDEDRVRDLLKEYGNIEKIELARNMPSAKRKDFGFVSFDTHEAAVICAKSINNEELGEGDKKVKVRARLSRPLQRGRGRYGARDMRPRHGLMRGPRAPWGRPVPHRLPVRGSRVSTRVPPLADRSFKRPAAMRDRRPVMAVAPRGRPVAPRGRPVAPLSSRSYDRRPPVHSYPKSKREYARHEEIPPPRSRAAVDYPSRFPSDRRSSYRDDYSSRSSGYPDFPRGTARTSTRRAYVDDGYEERYERPPPAYREGRGREYDSISGSKRSYSSLDEVPPRYAEAGVRTSRSRLDYELGGASGTQYGDYSDSSRLGRSNLGYSGSRSSLSGQDSHGMYSSRQGGYGGGSYGGSDISGMYSSGYGGDYVSRGSDAGGSSYSSAYSSRGMGGSGYMGSGGSGSYY
- the LOC107802337 gene encoding uncharacterized protein LOC107802337 isoform X2; amino-acid sequence: MPPRAVKRTPTGSGTKRGGRTNRGTPKSKEKQPVVMADEPVKVEVSAAEEEKKQELKQELKAEQPVAEEKSELEKPVKVEPEVKSVEKTDDVKDSDEYEKGERLDLDDNDPEYEPEEYGAVDYDERGIEHEDVQEEGYEIEEDPQEGDDGEEEEEGDMVEDDVEDMHEEIEGEEDGEHAEGEEHAEMVDAAEDEEHHEVVKERLKRKEFEVFVGGLDKDATEDDLRKVFSQVGEVTEVRLLMNPQTKKNKGFAFLRFATVEQAKRACIELKNPVVNGKKCGVSPSQDSDTLFLGNICKSWTKEALKEKLKHYGVNNVEDLTLVEDTNNEGMNRGFAFLEFSSRSEAMDAFKRLQKRDIVFGVDRPAKVSFADSFIDPGDEIMAQVKTVFIDGLSASWDEDRVRDLLKEYGNIEKIELARNMPSAKRKDFGFVSFDTHEAAVICAKSINNEELGEGDKKVKVRARLSRPLQRGRGRYGARDMRPRHGLMRGPRAPWGRPVPHRLPVRGSRVSTRVPPLADRSFKRPAAMRDRRPVMAVAPRGRPVAPRGRPVAPLSSRSYDRRPPVHSYPKSKREYARHEEIPPPRSRAAVDYPSRFPSDRRSSYRDDYSSRSSGYPDFPRGTARTSTRRAYVDDGYEERYERPPPAYREGRGREYDSISGSKRSYSSLDEVPPRYAEAGVRTSRSRLDYELGGASGTQYGDYSDSRLGRSNLGYSGSRSSLSGQDSHGMYSSRQGGYGGGSYGGSDISGMYSSGYGGDYVSRGSDAGGSSYSSAYSSRGMGGSGYMGSGGSGSYY